One genomic segment of Oncorhynchus kisutch isolate 150728-3 linkage group LG15, Okis_V2, whole genome shotgun sequence includes these proteins:
- the LOC109905382 gene encoding rho guanine nucleotide exchange factor 12 isoform X2: MSDTQSSITDRFSNKANSSSILSKDHPPDKKPNRDKPAVSSSHEFDPTDVLVQKSDCVLVEGKPESCGLVQRCVIIQKDENGFGLTVSGDNPVFVQLVKEDGAAERAGVQTGDRIIKVNGTLVTHSNHVEVVKLIKSGSYVALTVLGRPPGLPQIPLSECEAKLGFPGPQAGSSPVSSPNATGQPTGERPYSPHDRITSPLPIWEENNSVHSQKVDILQKMLSKEQQDLQAMKEEYSRNPMPKLLKDIQEAKKHIPQLQWQLSKATGGAQDALQLGDGDDGSMVDMDHTPSSRGDSSNDLSWSSSTMSPVLRSFAPASPESLCQRDMLSYHSPKSTPRDSFNSCHSPDPEDTPDLDSLSPSAVNSPSSRFVSQIIGAEDDYFDSDQEQVNGQCSCFQSMELLKSRPAHLAAFLHHVVSQFDPAPLLCYLFADLCKQTNSKETRRVFMDFHSFFIDRGANLKVAVPESISSDLDRRRTELIPEEQNRQLVQMMQDTLLPDIQRNLEDFRQKRSMGLTLAEGELARLDTERVRDRVALERERSCAENIITKIEDVLLTTQSTEEEKCTTMQYVILAYMKRLGVKVKEPRGLEFKRVRLNFLPKIKKSVKTEKEGGEEKVKRTRFPSILGPPRRPSRVDPTSIGKAMDLNKPRPQKQLSQPCLGAVEHLEAGRLTASQSSEGSELTHSSNTNATSPTNNTTNSHASDGGSRDSEFVLTPNSAFLKLSEGLGDLDSLQYTPNTHFDYSLSPYSLDQLQEEDRESRILEGTPKSIRRLDGLGPTEVQSEDDQGGTDSEHDPLNWQQLVGREILAGLGAHEIKRQEVINELFYTERAHLRMLKVLDNIFYQKLTREAILPPADIKNIFTNLGDIVQLHVLISEQMATIRKRNETSVIDQIGDDLLSWFSGGEEEKIKQAVGTFCSNQPFALELIKSRQKKDSRFTSFMQEAESNRLCRRLQLKDIIPVEMQRLTKYPLLLENIAKYTDDTMEKDKVKKAGDCCRKILNHVNQAVKESENKQRLEDYQRRLDLSSLKQTENPMITELKNLDLTKKKMIHEGPLSWKVNKDKTIELYTLLLEDILVLLQKQDERLVLKCHSKNLSGTADTKHIFSPIIKLNAVLVRSVATDNKSFFVLSMSDNGAQIYELMAQTVSEQRMWQRQITQRADAMKVKPHSGIHLPQTDVEIIAADVARLGKDPDRISSGSSQSIDKECSSASGGVMQTSPPDAKSFVGLKPEEEEPSREEGLYGDPDLADRLPFRMAVDGFSESDGLGFSPSRADDALKTLSALKQVLVTQLMSQEDGERAGRSSSGGGRLLRTTSLRTPVDSRARVAVQKGSGMCTQASHPEDPAQDLVSGDTGFFESPEDYAGYLVLEGYGGSGESSTDDDLQATGKQLSASRGCGAGDSGISLRFSSASQAGSISSFSRQVLSHLRNLQTNLNHLKEVEAKYHSLLRQRPARSSTGTDINKDKR, from the exons ACGTTCTGGTGCAGAAGAGTGACTGTGTTCTAGTGGAGGGGAAGCCCGAGTCCTGTG GGCTTGTCCAGCGATGTGTGATCATTCAGAAAGATGAGAATGGCTTTGGGCTGACGGTGAGCGGAGACAACCCAGTGTTTGTGCAGCTCGTCAAGGAAG ATGGCGCTGCAGAGCGTGCGGGTGTACAGACAGGTGACCGGATCATCAAG GTGAACGGGACCCTAGTAACACATTCAAACCACGTGGAAGTAGTAAAGCTCATCAAAT CGGGCTCCTATGTGGCCCTCACAGTGTTGGGGCGACCCCCTGGGTTGCCCCAGATCCCCCTATCGGAGTGCGAGGCTAAGCTGGGGTTCCCGGGGCCCCAGGCTGGGtcgtcccctgtctcctctccaaaCGCTACTGGACAGCCAACGGGGGAGCGCCCATACAGCCCCCATGACCGCATCACCTCTCCTCTACCGATATGG GAAGAGAACAACAGCGTACACAGCCAAAAGGTGGACATCCTGCAGAAGATGTTGTCCAAGGAGCAACAAGATTTGCAG GCAATGAAGGAGGAGTACAGCAGGAATCCGATGCCAAAACTACTGAAGGACATCCAGGAAGCCAAGAAGCACATTCCACAGCTGCAGTGGCAGCTCAGTAAGGCCACTGGAGGAGCACAG GATGCCCTGCAATTGGGTGACGGAGATGACGGTAGCATGGTGGACATGGACCACACCCCTTCCTCCAGGGGAGACAGTAGCAATGACCTCTCGTGGAGCAGCAGTACCATGTCCCCT GTTCTCCGCAGTTTTGCACCTGCCTCCCCGGAGAGCCTGTGCCAAAGAGACATGTTGTCCTACCACAGCCCAAAGAGCACGCCCCGAGACAGCTTCAACTCCTGCCACTCCCCCGACCCAGAAGACACTCCAGACCTG GACTCGCTGTCCCCCTCTGCTGTAAACAGCCCTTCCTCACGCTTCGTCTCCCAGATCATTGGAGCTGAGGACGACTACTTTGACTCTGATCAAGAACAG GTCAATGGCCAGTGCAGCTGTTTCCAGAGCATGGAGCTGCTCAAGTCCAGACCTGCTCACCTGGCAGCTTTCCTGCATCACGTTGTCTCGCAGTTTGACCCTGCACCGCTG CTCTGCTACCTCTTCGCTGACCTGTGCAAGCAAACTAACTCCAAAGAAACCAGACGGGTGTTCATGGACTTCCACAGCTTCTTCATCGACCGGGGAGCT AATTTAAAAGTAGCTGTTCCCGAGTCCATCTCCTCTGACCTTG ACCGGCGGAGGACGGAGTTGATCCCTGAGGAGCAGAACAGACAGTTAGTCCAGATGATGCAGGACACCCTGCTCCCTGACATCCAGAGGAACCTGGAGGACTTCAG GCAGAAGCGCAGTATGGGCCTAACCCTGGCTGAGGGGGAACTGGCCCGGCTGGACACGGAGCGCGTCAGAGACCGGGTAGCACTGGAGAGAGAACGCTCCTGTGCTGAAAACATCATCACCAAGATCGAGGATGTCCT GTTGACAACCCAATCCACAGAGGAGGAGAAATG CACTACTATGCAGTATGTCATCCTCGCGTACATGAAGCGCCTTGGAGTGAAAGTCAAAGAGCCACGGGGCCTAGAGTTCAAAAGGGTCCGCCTGAACTTTCTCCCCAAGATCAAG AAGAGCGTCAAGAccgagaaggagggaggggaggagaaggtgaAACGAACCAGGTTTCCCAGCATCCTCGGGCCTCCGCGCCGGCCCAGCCGCGTCGACCCCACGTCCA TCGGCAAGGCCATGGACCTCAACAAGCCGCGGCCCCAGAAGCAGCTGTCCCAGCCCTGCCTGGGGGCCGTGGAGCACCTGGAGGCGGGTCGCCTGACGGCCAGTCAATCCAGCGAGGGCTCAGAGCTCACACATTCCTCCAATACCAACGCCACCTCGCcaaccaacaacaccaccaacagccACGCCTCAGACGGAGGCAGCAGAGACTCTGAGTTTG ttcTGACCCCTAACTCTGCCTTCCTCAAACTGAGCGAAGGTCTTGGAGACCTGGACAGTCTACAGTACACTCCAAACACACACTTTGACTACAGCCTGAGCCCATACAGCCTGGACCAGctgcaggaggaggacagggagagcag AATCCTTGAAGGAACACCCAAGTCTATCAGAAG GTTGGATGGCCTTGGTCCTACGGAGGTGCAGAGTGAAGACGACCAAGGAGGCACGGACTCTGAGCATGACCCTCTCAACTGGCAGCAGCTGGTGGGACGTGAGATCCTGGCTGGACTCGGGGCCCATGAGATCAAGAGACAGGAAGTCATTAACG AGCTGTTCTACACTGAGAGGGCCCACCTGCGGATGCTCAAAGTGCTGGACAACATCTTCTACCAGAAGCTCACCAGAGAGGCCATACTGCCTCCTGCCGACATCAAGAACATCTTCACCAACCTGGGGGACATTGTTCAACTGCATG TTTTGATATCTGAGCAAATGGCAACAATCCGGAAAAGGAACGAGACGTCTGTAATCGACCAAATAGGAGACGACTTGCTGTCCTGG TTCAGCGGGGGCGAGGAGGAGAAGATCAAGCAGGCGGTGGGCACGTTCTGCAGCAACCAGCCCTTTGCTCTGGAGCTCATCAAGAGCAGGCAGAAGAAGGACTCGCGCTTCACCTCATTCATGCAG GAGGCTGAGAGTAACCGACTGTGTCGAAGACTCCAACTGAAGGACATCATTCCCGTGGAGATGCAGAGGCTCACCAAGTACCCTCTCCTACTGGAAAACATTGCCAAGTACACAG ATGACACCATGGAGAAAGACAAGGTAAAGAAGGCAGGCGACTGCTGCAGGAAGATTCTCAACCACGTCAACCAAGCGGTGAAGGAGTCTGAAAACAAACAA AGGCTGGAGGACTACCAGAGGCGGCTAGACCTCTCGTCTCTGAAGCAGACGGAGAATCCCATGATTACAGAGCTCAAG AACCTGGACTTGACCAAGAAGAAGATGATCCACGAGGGACCACTGTCATGGAAGGTCAACAAGGACAAGACTATTG AGCTGTACACCCTGCTCTTGGAGGACATCCTGGTGCTGCTGCAGAAGCAGGACGAGCGGCTCGTCCTCAAGTGCCACAGCAAAAACCTGTCGGGCACCGCCGACACCAAGCACATCTTCAGCCCCATCATCAAGCTCAACGCGGTGCTGGTGCGCTCTGTGGCCACAG ACAACAAGTCGTTCTTTGTTCTCTCAATGTCGGACAACGGGGCACAGATCTACGAGCTGATGGCCCAGACCGTATCAGAGCAGAGAAT GTGGCAGCGGCAGATCACCCAGAGAGCGGACGCCATGAAAGTGAAGCCGCACAGCGGCATCCACTTACCTCAAACGGA TGTGGAGATCATCGCTGCAGACGTAGCCCGACTCGGTAAGGACCCGGACCGCATCTCCTCTGGAAGCAGCCAGTCTATAG ATAAAGAGTGCAGCTCTGCCTCTGGTGGCGTGATGCAGACCTCTCCCCCAGATGCCAAGTCCTTTGTAGGACTCAAGCCCGAAGAGGAGGAGCCCAGTCGGGAGGAGGGGCTTTACGGGGACCCGGACCTTGCAGATAGGCTGCCCTTCCGCATGGCCGTAGACGGGTTCAGCGAATCGGACGGGCTGGGCTTCAGTCCTTCTAGGGCTGACGATGCCTTAAAGACAT tgtCGGCGCTGAAGCAGGTCCTGGTGACCCAGCTCATGTCGCAGGAGGACGGCGAGCGTGCTGGGCGCTCCTCCTCGGGGGGTGGGCGTCTTCTCAGGACCACGTCCCTGAGGACCCCCGTGGACAGCCGTGCCCGGGTGGCTGTGCAGAAAGGCTCCGGGATGTGCACCCAGGCCAGCCACCCTGAGGATCCGGCTCAGGACCTGGTGTCTGGGGACACGGGTTTCTTTGAGTCCCCCGAGGATTATG CAGGGTACCTGGTCCTGGAGGGCTACGGGGGCTCAGGGGAGAGCAGCACGGACGATGACCTCCAGGCCACTGGGAAGCAGCTGAGCGCCTCGCGGGGCTGCGGGGCAGGAGACTCTGGGATCAGCCTGAGGTTCTCCTCTGCCTCACAGGCAGGTAGCATCTCCAGCTTCAGCCGACAGGTCCTGTCCCACCTCCGCAACCTGCAGACCAACCTCAACCACCTCAAG GAGGTAGAGGCCAAGTATCACAGTCTACTACGCCAGAGGCCGGCCAGGTCATCGACAGGCACGGACATCAACAAAG ATAAAAGATAG
- the LOC109905382 gene encoding rho guanine nucleotide exchange factor 12 isoform X5 encodes MSDTQSSITDRFSNKANRSSSILSKDHPPDKKPNRDKPAVSSSHEFDPTGLVQRCVIIQKDENGFGLTVSGDNPVFVQLVKEDGAAERAGVQTGDRIIKVNGTLVTHSNHVEVVKLIKSGSYVALTVLGRPPGLPQIPLSECEAKLGFPGPQAGSSPVSSPNATGQPTGERPYSPHDRITSPLPIWEENNSVHSQKVDILQKMLSKEQQDLQAMKEEYSRNPMPKLLKDIQEAKKHIPQLQWQLSKATGGAQDALQLGDGDDGSMVDMDHTPSSRGDSSNDLSWSSSTMSPVLRSFAPASPESLCQRDMLSYHSPKSTPRDSFNSCHSPDPEDTPDLDSLSPSAVNSPSSRFVSQIIGAEDDYFDSDQEQVNGQCSCFQSMELLKSRPAHLAAFLHHVVSQFDPAPLLCYLFADLCKQTNSKETRRVFMDFHSFFIDRGANLKVAVPESISSDLDRRRTELIPEEQNRQLVQMMQDTLLPDIQRNLEDFRQKRSMGLTLAEGELARLDTERVRDRVALERERSCAENIITKIEDVLLTTQSTEEEKCTTMQYVILAYMKRLGVKVKEPRGLEFKRVRLNFLPKIKKSVKTEKEGGEEKVKRTRFPSILGPPRRPSRVDPTSIGKAMDLNKPRPQKQLSQPCLGAVEHLEAGRLTASQSSEGSELTHSSNTNATSPTNNTTNSHASDGGSRDSEFVLTPNSAFLKLSEGLGDLDSLQYTPNTHFDYSLSPYSLDQLQEEDRESRILEGTPKSIRRLDGLGPTEVQSEDDQGGTDSEHDPLNWQQLVGREILAGLGAHEIKRQEVINELFYTERAHLRMLKVLDNIFYQKLTREAILPPADIKNIFTNLGDIVQLHVLISEQMATIRKRNETSVIDQIGDDLLSWFSGGEEEKIKQAVGTFCSNQPFALELIKSRQKKDSRFTSFMQEAESNRLCRRLQLKDIIPVEMQRLTKYPLLLENIAKYTDDTMEKDKVKKAGDCCRKILNHVNQAVKESENKQRLEDYQRRLDLSSLKQTENPMITELKNLDLTKKKMIHEGPLSWKVNKDKTIELYTLLLEDILVLLQKQDERLVLKCHSKNLSGTADTKHIFSPIIKLNAVLVRSVATDNKSFFVLSMSDNGAQIYELMAQTVSEQRMWQRQITQRADAMKVKPHSGIHLPQTDVEIIAADVARLGKDPDRISSGSSQSIDKECSSASGGVMQTSPPDAKSFVGLKPEEEEPSREEGLYGDPDLADRLPFRMAVDGFSESDGLGFSPSRADDALKTLSALKQVLVTQLMSQEDGERAGRSSSGGGRLLRTTSLRTPVDSRARVAVQKGSGMCTQASHPEDPAQDLVSGDTGFFESPEDYAGYLVLEGYGGSGESSTDDDLQATGKQLSASRGCGAGDSGISLRFSSASQAGSISSFSRQVLSHLRNLQTNLNHLKEVEAKYHSLLRQRPARSSTGTDINKDKR; translated from the exons GGCTTGTCCAGCGATGTGTGATCATTCAGAAAGATGAGAATGGCTTTGGGCTGACGGTGAGCGGAGACAACCCAGTGTTTGTGCAGCTCGTCAAGGAAG ATGGCGCTGCAGAGCGTGCGGGTGTACAGACAGGTGACCGGATCATCAAG GTGAACGGGACCCTAGTAACACATTCAAACCACGTGGAAGTAGTAAAGCTCATCAAAT CGGGCTCCTATGTGGCCCTCACAGTGTTGGGGCGACCCCCTGGGTTGCCCCAGATCCCCCTATCGGAGTGCGAGGCTAAGCTGGGGTTCCCGGGGCCCCAGGCTGGGtcgtcccctgtctcctctccaaaCGCTACTGGACAGCCAACGGGGGAGCGCCCATACAGCCCCCATGACCGCATCACCTCTCCTCTACCGATATGG GAAGAGAACAACAGCGTACACAGCCAAAAGGTGGACATCCTGCAGAAGATGTTGTCCAAGGAGCAACAAGATTTGCAG GCAATGAAGGAGGAGTACAGCAGGAATCCGATGCCAAAACTACTGAAGGACATCCAGGAAGCCAAGAAGCACATTCCACAGCTGCAGTGGCAGCTCAGTAAGGCCACTGGAGGAGCACAG GATGCCCTGCAATTGGGTGACGGAGATGACGGTAGCATGGTGGACATGGACCACACCCCTTCCTCCAGGGGAGACAGTAGCAATGACCTCTCGTGGAGCAGCAGTACCATGTCCCCT GTTCTCCGCAGTTTTGCACCTGCCTCCCCGGAGAGCCTGTGCCAAAGAGACATGTTGTCCTACCACAGCCCAAAGAGCACGCCCCGAGACAGCTTCAACTCCTGCCACTCCCCCGACCCAGAAGACACTCCAGACCTG GACTCGCTGTCCCCCTCTGCTGTAAACAGCCCTTCCTCACGCTTCGTCTCCCAGATCATTGGAGCTGAGGACGACTACTTTGACTCTGATCAAGAACAG GTCAATGGCCAGTGCAGCTGTTTCCAGAGCATGGAGCTGCTCAAGTCCAGACCTGCTCACCTGGCAGCTTTCCTGCATCACGTTGTCTCGCAGTTTGACCCTGCACCGCTG CTCTGCTACCTCTTCGCTGACCTGTGCAAGCAAACTAACTCCAAAGAAACCAGACGGGTGTTCATGGACTTCCACAGCTTCTTCATCGACCGGGGAGCT AATTTAAAAGTAGCTGTTCCCGAGTCCATCTCCTCTGACCTTG ACCGGCGGAGGACGGAGTTGATCCCTGAGGAGCAGAACAGACAGTTAGTCCAGATGATGCAGGACACCCTGCTCCCTGACATCCAGAGGAACCTGGAGGACTTCAG GCAGAAGCGCAGTATGGGCCTAACCCTGGCTGAGGGGGAACTGGCCCGGCTGGACACGGAGCGCGTCAGAGACCGGGTAGCACTGGAGAGAGAACGCTCCTGTGCTGAAAACATCATCACCAAGATCGAGGATGTCCT GTTGACAACCCAATCCACAGAGGAGGAGAAATG CACTACTATGCAGTATGTCATCCTCGCGTACATGAAGCGCCTTGGAGTGAAAGTCAAAGAGCCACGGGGCCTAGAGTTCAAAAGGGTCCGCCTGAACTTTCTCCCCAAGATCAAG AAGAGCGTCAAGAccgagaaggagggaggggaggagaaggtgaAACGAACCAGGTTTCCCAGCATCCTCGGGCCTCCGCGCCGGCCCAGCCGCGTCGACCCCACGTCCA TCGGCAAGGCCATGGACCTCAACAAGCCGCGGCCCCAGAAGCAGCTGTCCCAGCCCTGCCTGGGGGCCGTGGAGCACCTGGAGGCGGGTCGCCTGACGGCCAGTCAATCCAGCGAGGGCTCAGAGCTCACACATTCCTCCAATACCAACGCCACCTCGCcaaccaacaacaccaccaacagccACGCCTCAGACGGAGGCAGCAGAGACTCTGAGTTTG ttcTGACCCCTAACTCTGCCTTCCTCAAACTGAGCGAAGGTCTTGGAGACCTGGACAGTCTACAGTACACTCCAAACACACACTTTGACTACAGCCTGAGCCCATACAGCCTGGACCAGctgcaggaggaggacagggagagcag AATCCTTGAAGGAACACCCAAGTCTATCAGAAG GTTGGATGGCCTTGGTCCTACGGAGGTGCAGAGTGAAGACGACCAAGGAGGCACGGACTCTGAGCATGACCCTCTCAACTGGCAGCAGCTGGTGGGACGTGAGATCCTGGCTGGACTCGGGGCCCATGAGATCAAGAGACAGGAAGTCATTAACG AGCTGTTCTACACTGAGAGGGCCCACCTGCGGATGCTCAAAGTGCTGGACAACATCTTCTACCAGAAGCTCACCAGAGAGGCCATACTGCCTCCTGCCGACATCAAGAACATCTTCACCAACCTGGGGGACATTGTTCAACTGCATG TTTTGATATCTGAGCAAATGGCAACAATCCGGAAAAGGAACGAGACGTCTGTAATCGACCAAATAGGAGACGACTTGCTGTCCTGG TTCAGCGGGGGCGAGGAGGAGAAGATCAAGCAGGCGGTGGGCACGTTCTGCAGCAACCAGCCCTTTGCTCTGGAGCTCATCAAGAGCAGGCAGAAGAAGGACTCGCGCTTCACCTCATTCATGCAG GAGGCTGAGAGTAACCGACTGTGTCGAAGACTCCAACTGAAGGACATCATTCCCGTGGAGATGCAGAGGCTCACCAAGTACCCTCTCCTACTGGAAAACATTGCCAAGTACACAG ATGACACCATGGAGAAAGACAAGGTAAAGAAGGCAGGCGACTGCTGCAGGAAGATTCTCAACCACGTCAACCAAGCGGTGAAGGAGTCTGAAAACAAACAA AGGCTGGAGGACTACCAGAGGCGGCTAGACCTCTCGTCTCTGAAGCAGACGGAGAATCCCATGATTACAGAGCTCAAG AACCTGGACTTGACCAAGAAGAAGATGATCCACGAGGGACCACTGTCATGGAAGGTCAACAAGGACAAGACTATTG AGCTGTACACCCTGCTCTTGGAGGACATCCTGGTGCTGCTGCAGAAGCAGGACGAGCGGCTCGTCCTCAAGTGCCACAGCAAAAACCTGTCGGGCACCGCCGACACCAAGCACATCTTCAGCCCCATCATCAAGCTCAACGCGGTGCTGGTGCGCTCTGTGGCCACAG ACAACAAGTCGTTCTTTGTTCTCTCAATGTCGGACAACGGGGCACAGATCTACGAGCTGATGGCCCAGACCGTATCAGAGCAGAGAAT GTGGCAGCGGCAGATCACCCAGAGAGCGGACGCCATGAAAGTGAAGCCGCACAGCGGCATCCACTTACCTCAAACGGA TGTGGAGATCATCGCTGCAGACGTAGCCCGACTCGGTAAGGACCCGGACCGCATCTCCTCTGGAAGCAGCCAGTCTATAG ATAAAGAGTGCAGCTCTGCCTCTGGTGGCGTGATGCAGACCTCTCCCCCAGATGCCAAGTCCTTTGTAGGACTCAAGCCCGAAGAGGAGGAGCCCAGTCGGGAGGAGGGGCTTTACGGGGACCCGGACCTTGCAGATAGGCTGCCCTTCCGCATGGCCGTAGACGGGTTCAGCGAATCGGACGGGCTGGGCTTCAGTCCTTCTAGGGCTGACGATGCCTTAAAGACAT tgtCGGCGCTGAAGCAGGTCCTGGTGACCCAGCTCATGTCGCAGGAGGACGGCGAGCGTGCTGGGCGCTCCTCCTCGGGGGGTGGGCGTCTTCTCAGGACCACGTCCCTGAGGACCCCCGTGGACAGCCGTGCCCGGGTGGCTGTGCAGAAAGGCTCCGGGATGTGCACCCAGGCCAGCCACCCTGAGGATCCGGCTCAGGACCTGGTGTCTGGGGACACGGGTTTCTTTGAGTCCCCCGAGGATTATG CAGGGTACCTGGTCCTGGAGGGCTACGGGGGCTCAGGGGAGAGCAGCACGGACGATGACCTCCAGGCCACTGGGAAGCAGCTGAGCGCCTCGCGGGGCTGCGGGGCAGGAGACTCTGGGATCAGCCTGAGGTTCTCCTCTGCCTCACAGGCAGGTAGCATCTCCAGCTTCAGCCGACAGGTCCTGTCCCACCTCCGCAACCTGCAGACCAACCTCAACCACCTCAAG GAGGTAGAGGCCAAGTATCACAGTCTACTACGCCAGAGGCCGGCCAGGTCATCGACAGGCACGGACATCAACAAAG ATAAAAGATAG